One Massilia sp. 9096 genomic window carries:
- a CDS encoding S41 family peptidase, whose protein sequence is MRPSRAVPSPRQDRRRQHSIGQATRGAAQPTASVRLAPHFVVDMPVARIVNPITHANWEGKGVQPDVVVPSRAALEVATVVILKRMLAIETGPARRARIAQWLRDEQ, encoded by the coding sequence GTGCGGCCTAGTCGAGCCGTCCCGTCACCCCGCCAGGACCGGCGGCGCCAACACTCGATCGGCCAGGCGACGCGTGGCGCCGCGCAGCCGACGGCCAGCGTGCGCCTGGCGCCGCACTTCGTCGTCGACATGCCGGTGGCCCGGATCGTCAATCCGATCACTCACGCCAACTGGGAAGGCAAGGGCGTGCAGCCCGACGTGGTGGTGCCCTCGCGCGCCGCGCTGGAGGTCGCGACCGTCGTCATCCTGAAGCGGATGCTGGCGATCGAGACCGGCCCGGCGCGCCGTGCACGCATCGCGCAATGGCTGCGCGACGAGCAGTAA
- a CDS encoding HAD family hydrolase has protein sequence MYTSNKRLLILDADGTTIDAFSAIEAAFLRHGLVIGDETRFQKRHQLFKYLGGLKEFPAIIKKNLRKNSRAKLVDSLTQVYRQEASLYAGIPDLIRELIAAPDIVVGMVTRNITHEPLETLRQLFARHGIDIDALDFFVHIPLSERKTQHFRAIRERFGINPARAYVCGDEHKDFAAAVGSGMHPFIVSYGFEDHDRLTLKFEVPPELIARTPDELSRRVRHALDLRAQKAYQNSSALAAPNIQ, from the coding sequence ATGTACACAAGCAACAAACGGCTGTTGATCCTGGACGCGGACGGGACCACGATCGACGCCTTTTCCGCCATCGAAGCCGCCTTCCTGCGGCACGGCCTGGTCATCGGCGACGAAACCCGCTTCCAGAAACGCCACCAACTGTTCAAGTACCTGGGCGGCTTGAAGGAATTCCCGGCCATCATCAAGAAGAACCTGCGCAAGAACAGCCGCGCCAAATTGGTCGACAGCCTGACCCAGGTCTACCGTCAGGAAGCCAGCCTGTACGCCGGCATTCCCGACCTGATCCGCGAATTGATCGCCGCGCCCGACATCGTGGTCGGGATGGTCACGCGCAACATCACCCACGAGCCGCTGGAGACGCTGCGCCAGCTGTTCGCGCGCCACGGCATCGACATCGACGCGCTGGACTTCTTCGTCCACATCCCCTTAAGCGAACGCAAGACCCAGCATTTCCGCGCGATCCGCGAACGCTTCGGCATCAATCCGGCGCGCGCCTACGTCTGCGGCGACGAGCACAAGGATTTCGCGGCGGCGGTCGGCAGCGGCATGCACCCGTTCATCGTGTCCTACGGCTTCGAAGACCACGACCGGCTGACGCTCAAGTTCGAGGTGCCGCCGGAACTGATCGCGCGCACGCCGGACGAGTTGAGCCGGCGCGTGCGCCATGCGCTCGATTTGCGCGCTCAGAAGGCATACCAGAACAGCAGCGCGCTGGCGGCGCCGAACATCCAGTAG
- a CDS encoding YgjV family protein, giving the protein MTIDWFSPAQCVGYVAFVLGVGGFLQRDDRRFKQFMAAECLAYIVHFTLLGNPTATASSAVSMLRSVLALRTRSPWVVAFVLALNLGLGLSLAHRASDWLPLTASCLGTLALFLLEGVAMRALMLCGTALWIANNLIAGSIGGTALEIAIGAVNLRTTWLMARATRARPAGASADASQADDAALSP; this is encoded by the coding sequence ATGACGATCGACTGGTTCTCGCCGGCGCAGTGCGTCGGCTATGTGGCATTCGTGCTGGGCGTCGGCGGTTTCCTGCAGCGCGACGACCGCCGCTTCAAACAGTTCATGGCGGCGGAATGTCTGGCCTACATCGTCCACTTCACGCTGCTGGGCAACCCGACCGCCACCGCCAGCTCGGCCGTGTCGATGCTGCGTTCGGTGCTGGCGCTGCGCACGCGCTCGCCGTGGGTGGTGGCTTTCGTGCTCGCACTCAATCTCGGCCTCGGGCTGTCGCTCGCGCACCGCGCCAGCGACTGGCTGCCCTTGACAGCCTCCTGCCTGGGGACGCTGGCCCTGTTTCTGCTGGAGGGCGTGGCGATGCGCGCGCTGATGCTGTGCGGGACCGCGCTGTGGATCGCCAACAACCTGATCGCCGGTTCGATCGGCGGCACCGCGCTCGAAATCGCGATCGGCGCAGTCAATCTGCGCACGACCTGGCTGATGGCGCGTGCCACACGCGCCAGGCCGGCCGGCGCAAGCGCAGACGCCTCACAAGCCGACGACGCGGCGCTCAGTCCGTGA
- a CDS encoding glycosyltransferase: MGAVRDGGADIGMAGKRILLLSVPAGAGHVRVADAIQACASIDPCVAGAVHLDAMAFAAPRLRKVYTNHYIALVRHAPQLWSRLYRMSNEAAPEGWINRLRRRVERRACRRLVEHVTALAPDAIVCTHFQPAEILARQVAAGALRCPLWVQVTDFDLHRMWVHPHVAGYFAPNEEVAFRMRQAGIAQDRIHVTGIPVMPGFARTHESGMCARALGLDPARPIFLLMGGGAGLGGLSAVARRLLEIPADFQLIALAGRNAAELAALHVLAAQYPGRLAPQGYTDQVERLMACADLAITKPGGSTSAECLAMGLPMIVNSPIPGQEDSNANFLLEQGAALKATDLAALEYRVRYLLAHPAALAQMRERARALGRPQAARQVLGAVLGQLASEHAGV; the protein is encoded by the coding sequence GTGGGCGCCGTGAGGGACGGCGGCGCCGACATCGGCATGGCCGGCAAGCGCATCCTGCTGCTCAGCGTCCCTGCCGGCGCCGGGCACGTGCGCGTGGCCGACGCGATCCAGGCCTGCGCCAGCATCGATCCCTGCGTGGCCGGCGCAGTGCACCTGGATGCGATGGCGTTCGCCGCGCCGCGCCTGCGCAAGGTCTACACCAATCACTACATCGCCCTGGTCAGGCACGCGCCGCAGCTGTGGAGCCGGCTGTACCGGATGAGCAACGAGGCCGCGCCCGAGGGCTGGATCAACCGCCTGCGCCGGCGCGTCGAGCGGCGCGCGTGCCGCCGCCTGGTCGAGCACGTCACCGCGCTGGCGCCCGACGCCATCGTCTGCACCCATTTCCAGCCGGCCGAGATCCTGGCGCGCCAGGTCGCAGCCGGCGCCTTGCGCTGTCCGCTCTGGGTGCAGGTGACCGACTTTGACCTGCACCGCATGTGGGTCCATCCGCACGTCGCCGGCTACTTCGCGCCCAACGAGGAGGTCGCGTTCCGCATGCGCCAGGCCGGCATCGCGCAGGACCGCATCCACGTCACCGGCATCCCGGTGATGCCCGGCTTCGCGCGCACCCACGAGAGCGGCATGTGCGCGCGTGCGCTGGGCCTGGATCCGGCCAGGCCGATCTTCCTGCTGATGGGCGGCGGCGCCGGCCTGGGCGGCCTGAGCGCCGTGGCGCGGCGCCTGCTCGAGATCCCCGCCGACTTCCAGCTGATCGCCCTGGCCGGCCGCAACGCCGCCGAGCTGGCCGCGCTGCACGTGCTGGCGGCGCAGTATCCGGGCCGGCTGGCGCCGCAGGGCTACACCGACCAGGTCGAGCGCCTGATGGCCTGCGCCGACCTGGCCATTACCAAGCCGGGCGGCTCGACCAGCGCCGAGTGCCTGGCGATGGGCTTGCCGATGATCGTCAATTCGCCAATCCCGGGCCAGGAAGACAGCAATGCCAACTTCCTGCTCGAGCAGGGCGCGGCGCTCAAGGCGACCGACCTGGCGGCCCTCGAGTACCGCGTGCGCTATCTGCTGGCGCATCCCGCCGCGCTGGCGCAGATGCGCGAGCGGGCGCGCGCGCTGGGGCGGCCGCAGGCGGCGCGGCAGGTGCTCGGCGCCGTGCTCGGGCAGCTGGCGAGCGAGCATGCCGGTGTTTGA
- a CDS encoding NUDIX hydrolase N-terminal domain-containing protein produces the protein MTTAFKAVLFDLDGTLANTLPLCIAAFRSAIEPATGVALSDADIVGTFGPSEEGTIRALAPGHYDECVAAYLAHYERLHPDWPDLFAGMRNLLDDLRARGVRLSLVTGKAAASTQLSLRQFGLADYFELIETGSPDGPRKPEALRSILAAWQLAPAEAVYIGDAPSDVTAAHGVGMPVVGAGWADTTDGAALAAMAPDHFAASVDALRDWLLPRLAAPDSSAWLRIAQRVQALAQTGLGFNPAPYDAERYQELLQLGQRMLHHLTGVPLPVLEREAATHSGYATPKVDIRAVLFRGVDAVLMVREKADAGRWTLPGGWADVGYSPFEVAVKEVREETGLQVEAMRLLALWDTRKHGHPQQTWAIYKAFIACRVIGGSLLAETPETTEARWVTRAELPGLALSTGRVTLAQLERLFTYAHQPDLPAACD, from the coding sequence ATGACGACCGCATTCAAAGCCGTATTGTTCGACCTGGACGGCACGCTCGCGAACACGCTGCCGCTGTGCATTGCCGCGTTTCGCAGCGCCATCGAACCCGCCACCGGCGTCGCGCTCAGCGATGCGGATATCGTCGGCACGTTCGGCCCATCCGAAGAGGGCACGATCCGCGCACTCGCCCCAGGCCATTACGATGAGTGCGTGGCGGCCTATCTCGCACATTACGAACGGCTGCACCCGGATTGGCCCGACCTTTTCGCCGGCATGCGCAACCTGCTGGACGACTTGCGCGCGCGCGGCGTGCGCCTGAGCCTCGTCACCGGCAAGGCCGCTGCGAGCACGCAACTCTCGCTGCGCCAGTTCGGCCTGGCCGATTATTTCGAACTGATCGAGACCGGTTCGCCGGATGGCCCGCGCAAGCCGGAGGCGCTGCGCAGTATCCTGGCGGCCTGGCAGCTGGCGCCGGCGGAAGCCGTCTACATCGGCGATGCGCCGAGCGACGTGACGGCGGCGCACGGTGTCGGCATGCCGGTGGTCGGTGCGGGTTGGGCCGATACCACCGACGGCGCCGCGCTGGCGGCGATGGCGCCGGATCACTTCGCTGCCTCGGTCGACGCGCTGCGCGACTGGCTGCTGCCGCGCCTTGCCGCACCTGACAGCAGCGCGTGGCTGCGCATCGCCCAGCGCGTGCAGGCGCTGGCGCAGACGGGACTGGGCTTCAACCCGGCGCCGTACGACGCCGAGCGCTACCAGGAATTGCTGCAGCTGGGCCAGCGCATGCTGCACCATCTGACCGGCGTGCCGCTGCCGGTACTCGAACGGGAGGCGGCAACCCATAGCGGCTACGCCACGCCCAAGGTCGACATCCGCGCCGTGCTGTTTCGCGGCGTCGATGCGGTCCTGATGGTGCGCGAGAAAGCCGACGCTGGCCGCTGGACGCTGCCGGGCGGCTGGGCCGATGTCGGCTATTCGCCGTTCGAAGTCGCCGTCAAGGAAGTGCGCGAGGAAACCGGCCTGCAGGTCGAGGCCATGCGCCTGCTGGCGCTGTGGGACACGCGCAAGCACGGGCATCCCCAGCAGACTTGGGCCATCTACAAGGCCTTCATCGCCTGCCGCGTGATCGGCGGCAGCCTGCTGGCCGAAACGCCCGAGACGACGGAAGCGCGCTGGGTCACGCGTGCCGAACTGCCGGGTCTGGCGCTGTCGACCGGCCGGGTCACGCTGGCGCAACTGGAGCGCCTGTTCACATATGCGCACCAGCCGGACCTGCCGGCCGCATGCGACTAG
- a CDS encoding M13 family metallopeptidase, translated as MKRTLCSALIAGLFAANFAIAGADNPSSAAGDAIQSQAANRAGVDLSSLDAKVRPQDDFFRYSQGKWLQDVEIPADRSSWGAFNVAQENVENQIRTLIEAASQDKAARAGSDAQKMGDYYASYMDEARRNALGLTPLKGELARVAALKDKKGIAALAAHFNRIGAGAPVDMGVHQDNKDSTRYIVDIGQSGLGMPNRDFYLQDDAKLKDTREKYQAHVETMLNLAGHAHAREEAARIVALETAIAKAQWSAVENRDPVKAYNKLSIAQLKALAPGFDFAGYLKGVGVAGKVDSVIVSQPSYIQGLDKIIADTPVETWKAYFDFRLLSSYAPYLSQPFVDESFAFRGKVLTGATVNRPLQKRAIAQINRDLGEVVGKVYVQNYFPAERKQQVQEMVHNFLLAYKERIDTLDWMSEATKKQAQVKLSKIAVKVGYPDKWRDYSSLSVKRDDLVGNVTRAREFAHQYEINKLGKPVDRSEWGMTPQTVNAYYNPELNEVVFPAARLQSPLYDAGAEPAINYGAVGISIGHEISHAFDDQGAQYDGDGNLRNWWTKEDGEKFAAKGKMLVAQYDSYSPVAGFHLNGELTLGENIADNAGAVMASRAYQISLHGKPAPVIDGYTADQRIFMGMAQARRGKARDAALIAQVKSDPHSPSEFRVNGSLRNHPDFYKAYDVKPGDKMYLAPQGRVVFW; from the coding sequence ATGAAGCGTACCCTGTGCAGCGCCCTGATCGCGGGCCTGTTCGCCGCCAATTTCGCCATCGCCGGCGCCGACAACCCATCCAGCGCAGCGGGCGACGCCATCCAGTCGCAGGCGGCCAATCGCGCCGGCGTCGACCTGTCCTCGCTCGATGCGAAAGTGCGTCCGCAGGACGACTTCTTCCGCTACTCGCAGGGCAAGTGGCTGCAGGACGTCGAGATCCCGGCCGACCGCTCGAGCTGGGGCGCCTTCAACGTGGCCCAGGAAAACGTCGAGAACCAGATCCGCACGCTGATCGAAGCGGCGTCGCAGGACAAGGCTGCCCGTGCCGGCTCGGACGCGCAGAAGATGGGCGACTACTACGCCAGCTACATGGACGAGGCGCGCCGCAACGCGCTCGGCCTGACGCCATTGAAAGGCGAGCTGGCGCGCGTCGCCGCGCTGAAGGACAAGAAGGGCATCGCGGCGCTGGCGGCGCACTTCAACCGCATCGGCGCCGGGGCGCCGGTCGACATGGGCGTCCACCAGGACAACAAGGATTCGACCCGCTACATCGTCGATATCGGCCAGTCAGGCCTGGGCATGCCGAACCGCGACTTTTACCTGCAGGACGACGCCAAGCTGAAGGACACGCGCGAAAAATACCAGGCCCACGTCGAGACGATGCTGAACCTGGCCGGCCACGCGCACGCGCGCGAGGAAGCCGCCCGGATCGTCGCGCTGGAAACCGCGATCGCCAAGGCGCAGTGGAGCGCGGTCGAGAACCGCGATCCGGTCAAGGCCTACAACAAGCTGTCCATCGCCCAGCTCAAGGCGCTGGCGCCGGGTTTTGATTTCGCCGGCTACCTGAAGGGTGTGGGCGTGGCCGGCAAGGTCGATTCGGTGATCGTCAGCCAGCCGTCGTACATCCAGGGCCTCGACAAGATCATCGCCGACACCCCGGTCGAGACCTGGAAAGCCTACTTCGACTTCCGCCTGCTGAGCAGCTACGCGCCCTACCTGTCGCAGCCCTTCGTGGACGAGAGCTTCGCCTTCCGCGGCAAGGTGCTGACCGGCGCGACGGTGAATCGTCCGCTGCAGAAGCGCGCGATCGCCCAGATCAACCGCGACCTGGGCGAAGTGGTCGGCAAGGTCTACGTGCAAAACTACTTCCCGGCGGAGCGCAAGCAGCAGGTGCAGGAGATGGTCCACAACTTCCTGCTGGCCTACAAGGAGCGCATCGACACCCTCGACTGGATGAGCGAGGCCACCAAGAAGCAGGCGCAAGTCAAGCTGTCGAAGATCGCGGTGAAGGTTGGCTATCCGGACAAGTGGCGCGATTATTCGTCGCTGAGCGTGAAACGCGACGACCTGGTCGGCAACGTCACGCGCGCGCGCGAGTTCGCCCATCAGTACGAGATCAACAAGCTGGGCAAGCCGGTCGACCGCAGCGAATGGGGCATGACGCCGCAGACCGTCAACGCCTACTACAACCCGGAGCTGAACGAAGTCGTGTTCCCGGCCGCGCGCCTGCAAAGCCCGCTGTACGACGCCGGCGCCGAACCGGCGATCAACTATGGCGCGGTCGGCATCTCGATCGGCCACGAGATCAGCCACGCGTTCGACGACCAGGGCGCGCAGTACGACGGCGACGGCAACCTGCGCAACTGGTGGACGAAGGAAGACGGCGAAAAATTTGCCGCCAAGGGCAAGATGCTGGTCGCGCAGTACGACAGCTACAGCCCGGTGGCGGGCTTCCACCTGAACGGCGAGCTGACGCTGGGCGAGAACATCGCCGACAACGCCGGCGCCGTGATGGCCAGCCGCGCCTACCAGATTTCCTTGCACGGCAAGCCGGCCCCGGTCATCGACGGCTACACGGCCGACCAGCGCATCTTCATGGGCATGGCCCAGGCGCGCCGCGGCAAGGCGCGCGACGCCGCGCTGATCGCGCAGGTCAAGTCGGACCCGCATTCGCCGTCCGAATTCCGCGTCAACGGCAGCCTGCGCAACCACCCGGACTTCTACAAGGCGTATGACGTCAAGCCGGGTGACAAGATGTACCTGGCGCCGCAGGGCCGCGTGGTGTTCTGGTAA
- a CDS encoding CAP domain-containing protein: MSVFASPFPSGARLPLRAALACAGALALGAPAHARADELANLINAYRAVPSSCAGQAADAAAPLAPEPALAGIRIGPGTFLESALKRAGYSTDHAEAIFVTGPPDAPSAMQILREKYCGRLLSSEFSAVGTARHGNEWQVVLAHRFDIPVLPGQQQTGEEILALVNAARAQPRTCGTQAFSAAGPLRWNDTLAEAALGHSTELATHHYFSHVEHDGSTPASRVTRTGYGWSRVGENIASGQRTAAEAVQSWLDSPGHCANIMNPTFTETGTAYAINPGNENHTAYWTQVFARPR, encoded by the coding sequence ATGTCCGTTTTCGCTTCCCCCTTCCCGTCTGGCGCGCGCCTGCCGCTTCGCGCCGCCCTCGCGTGCGCAGGCGCGCTCGCGCTCGGCGCCCCCGCGCACGCGCGCGCGGACGAGCTGGCCAACCTGATCAACGCCTACCGCGCCGTGCCTTCCAGCTGCGCCGGTCAAGCCGCGGACGCCGCCGCGCCGCTGGCGCCCGAGCCGGCGCTGGCAGGCATCCGCATCGGTCCTGGCACTTTCCTGGAATCAGCGCTCAAGCGCGCCGGCTATTCGACCGACCACGCCGAAGCGATCTTCGTCACCGGTCCGCCGGACGCGCCATCGGCGATGCAGATCCTGCGCGAAAAATACTGCGGCCGGTTGCTGAGCAGCGAGTTCTCGGCGGTCGGCACCGCGCGCCATGGCAACGAGTGGCAGGTCGTGCTGGCGCACCGCTTCGACATCCCCGTGCTGCCCGGCCAGCAGCAGACCGGCGAGGAGATCCTGGCCCTGGTCAACGCCGCGCGCGCCCAGCCTCGCACTTGCGGCACGCAAGCTTTTTCCGCCGCCGGCCCGCTGCGCTGGAACGACACGCTGGCCGAAGCCGCGCTCGGCCACAGCACGGAGCTGGCCACGCACCACTACTTCAGCCACGTCGAACACGACGGCAGCACGCCGGCCTCGCGCGTGACGCGCACCGGCTACGGCTGGTCGCGGGTCGGCGAAAACATCGCCTCCGGCCAGCGCACGGCGGCGGAAGCGGTCCAGTCCTGGCTCGACAGCCCGGGCCACTGCGCCAACATCATGAACCCGACCTTTACCGAGACGGGCACGGCCTACGCCATCAATCCGGGCAACGAGAACCACACGGCCTACTGGACCCAGGTGTTCGCCCGTCCACGCTGA
- a CDS encoding BCCT family transporter has translation MQMVFSAGFILLVVLWGVLAPENMAGVFDTVLAALTRNFGWLYLWVVLGLVLFAAFVAFSRYGDLKLGGEDEEPEFSAGSWFAMLFAAGMGIGLVFWGVAEPVSHYVTAPPGIASGTPEAANAAMRYVFFHWGLHPWAVYGVVALAIAFFQYRRGGNALISTATSALPWRPVQRLAGLFNGLAVVATAFGVAASLGMGALQINSGLRAMFGVPVDQAWQVGIIVVTTAIFVLSAVSGVEKGVKLLSNFNMVVAALLALAVFLLGPTVAIIETFTNTLGNYLSDIVRMSLRATPFRDSHWIGNWTIFYWAWWISWSPFVGLFIARVSRGRTIREFIMGTVLAPSLAAFSWFSIFGGSALTMQIWQHVPIAAAVKDDVATALFTMFAAMPFGAAMSAIATLLVLVFFITSGDSAVLVLGMMSTGGNPNPPARIKIVWGALVAGIAISLLLAGGLQAVQTATIVFALPFAVVIVLMVIALWRAMREDWVEQQQRERELRRRLRAMAAK, from the coding sequence ATGCAAATGGTTTTTTCAGCAGGATTCATCTTGCTCGTCGTGCTGTGGGGCGTGCTGGCGCCCGAGAACATGGCGGGCGTCTTCGATACCGTGCTTGCGGCGCTGACCCGCAATTTCGGCTGGCTCTACCTGTGGGTCGTGCTTGGGCTGGTGCTGTTCGCGGCCTTCGTCGCGTTCAGCCGTTACGGCGACCTCAAGCTCGGCGGCGAAGACGAGGAGCCCGAATTTTCGGCCGGCAGCTGGTTCGCGATGCTGTTCGCGGCCGGGATGGGTATCGGCCTGGTGTTCTGGGGCGTGGCCGAACCGGTCTCGCATTACGTGACGGCGCCGCCGGGCATTGCCTCCGGCACGCCGGAAGCCGCCAACGCGGCGATGCGCTACGTGTTCTTCCATTGGGGACTCCACCCGTGGGCGGTGTATGGCGTCGTCGCCCTGGCGATCGCATTCTTCCAATATCGCCGCGGCGGCAATGCGCTGATCAGTACCGCAACCAGCGCCTTGCCATGGCGGCCGGTACAGCGCCTGGCCGGCCTGTTCAACGGCCTGGCGGTGGTGGCCACCGCCTTCGGCGTCGCCGCGTCGCTCGGCATGGGCGCGCTGCAGATCAACAGCGGACTGCGGGCCATGTTCGGCGTCCCGGTCGACCAGGCCTGGCAGGTGGGCATCATCGTGGTCACGACCGCGATCTTCGTGCTGTCGGCGGTGAGCGGTGTCGAAAAAGGCGTCAAGCTGCTGTCGAACTTCAACATGGTGGTGGCGGCGCTGCTGGCGCTCGCCGTGTTCCTGCTCGGGCCGACCGTGGCGATCATCGAGACGTTCACCAATACCCTTGGTAACTACCTGAGCGACATCGTCCGCATGAGCCTGAGGGCGACGCCGTTCCGCGACAGCCACTGGATCGGCAACTGGACCATTTTCTACTGGGCCTGGTGGATTTCATGGTCGCCGTTCGTGGGCCTGTTCATCGCCCGGGTCTCGCGCGGGCGCACGATCCGCGAATTCATCATGGGGACGGTGCTGGCGCCGTCGCTGGCGGCCTTCTCGTGGTTTTCGATTTTCGGCGGCAGCGCGCTGACCATGCAGATCTGGCAGCACGTGCCGATCGCCGCGGCCGTCAAGGACGATGTCGCGACCGCGCTGTTCACGATGTTCGCGGCGATGCCGTTCGGCGCGGCGATGTCGGCCATCGCGACCTTGCTGGTGCTGGTCTTTTTCATCACCTCCGGCGACTCGGCCGTGCTGGTGCTGGGCATGATGAGCACGGGCGGTAATCCGAATCCGCCGGCGCGCATCAAGATCGTCTGGGGAGCACTGGTGGCCGGCATCGCGATCAGCCTGCTGCTGGCCGGTGGCCTGCAGGCGGTCCAAACCGCGACCATCGTGTTTGCGCTGCCGTTCGCGGTGGTGATCGTGCTGATGGTGATCGCCTTGTGGCGCGCCATGCGCGAAGACTGGGTCGAGCAGCAGCAGCGCGAGCGCGAGCTGCGCCGCCGCCTGCGCGCCATGGCCGCGAAATGA
- a CDS encoding MarR family winged helix-turn-helix transcriptional regulator, producing the protein METNTATDALLLDNQLCFALHSASLAMTKVYKPHLDALNVTYPQYLVLLVLWERDGLTVSAIGERLFLDSGTLTPLLKRLEAQGLLSRTRDPDDERRVVIRLTEQGRALRQDAAAIPGCILDSTGCEVEQIAVLAREIAQLRDRLAESKR; encoded by the coding sequence ATGGAAACGAACACTGCAACCGACGCTCTGCTCCTGGACAATCAGCTGTGCTTTGCCCTGCATTCGGCATCGCTGGCGATGACCAAGGTGTACAAGCCGCACCTGGATGCGTTGAACGTGACCTACCCGCAGTATCTGGTGCTGCTGGTGCTGTGGGAGCGCGACGGCTTGACCGTCTCGGCCATCGGAGAACGGCTTTTCCTCGACTCCGGTACGCTGACGCCGCTCCTCAAGCGCCTCGAAGCGCAAGGCCTGCTCAGCCGGACCCGCGATCCCGACGACGAACGCCGCGTCGTGATCCGTCTGACCGAGCAAGGCCGCGCACTCAGGCAGGACGCCGCCGCCATCCCGGGCTGCATCCTGGACAGCACCGGCTGCGAAGTCGAACAGATAGCCGTACTGGCCAGGGAGATCGCACAACTGCGCGACCGCCTGGCCGAATCGAAACGTTGA
- a CDS encoding organic hydroperoxide resistance protein — translation MTTKLDKVLYTAKAHTTGGREGRATTDDGLLDVALMPPKELGGKGGATNPEQLFAAGYSACFIGAIKFVAGQKKVTVPAETSVDASVSLGPVPTGFALAVELAVNLPGLDRAVAQDLIDAAHIVCPYSNATRGNIEVNVHLV, via the coding sequence ATGACCACCAAGCTCGACAAAGTCCTGTACACCGCCAAAGCACACACCACCGGTGGCCGCGAAGGCCGCGCCACCACCGACGACGGCCTGCTGGACGTGGCCCTGATGCCGCCGAAGGAACTGGGCGGCAAAGGCGGCGCGACCAACCCGGAACAGCTGTTCGCCGCCGGTTACTCGGCTTGCTTCATCGGCGCCATCAAGTTCGTCGCCGGCCAGAAGAAAGTCACCGTCCCGGCCGAGACCTCGGTCGACGCCAGCGTCTCGCTCGGCCCGGTGCCGACCGGCTTCGCCCTGGCCGTCGAGCTGGCAGTCAACCTGCCGGGCCTGGACCGCGCCGTGGCGCAGGACCTGATCGACGCCGCCCACATCGTCTGCCCGTACTCGAACGCGACCCGCGGCAACATCGAAGTGAACGTGCACCTGGTCTAA
- a CDS encoding AraC family transcriptional regulator produces the protein MTISLLDAVRRHADVHADTQGVAATPIAGLAILRETCPSPLRVAVSKPLVALVLQGAKRVAMGAHTFDFGAGDSLLIAADVPTVSQVTAASPAQPYYSFVIELDPAVIAALVAEMGPAPALLRAELAVRVDPTEAEVADCALRLLRLLDRPDALSLLAQPLVRELHYWLLAGRHGAAIRALGAAGSHAQRIGRAVALIRAGFAGPLRVEQLAEAAGMSVSSFHVHFRGVTSLSPLQFQKQLRLIEARRTMLADGAPIANAAFAVGYESVSQFTREYGRMFGRPPARDVRDARARPRAA, from the coding sequence ATGACCATTTCACTGCTCGATGCCGTGCGCCGCCATGCGGACGTCCACGCCGATACCCAGGGCGTCGCCGCCACGCCCATCGCCGGGCTGGCGATCCTGCGCGAGACCTGTCCGTCGCCATTGCGCGTGGCCGTCTCGAAGCCGCTGGTGGCCCTGGTGCTGCAAGGCGCCAAGCGCGTGGCGATGGGCGCCCATACCTTCGATTTCGGCGCCGGCGACTCGCTGCTGATCGCGGCCGACGTGCCGACCGTCAGCCAGGTCACCGCCGCTTCGCCGGCGCAGCCTTATTATTCGTTCGTGATCGAACTCGATCCGGCCGTGATCGCGGCGCTGGTGGCGGAAATGGGGCCGGCCCCCGCTTTGCTGCGGGCCGAGCTGGCGGTGCGCGTCGATCCGACCGAGGCCGAAGTCGCGGACTGCGCACTGCGCCTGCTGCGCTTGCTCGATCGTCCAGACGCGTTGTCGCTGTTGGCGCAGCCGCTGGTGCGCGAACTGCACTACTGGCTGCTGGCCGGACGCCACGGCGCGGCGATCCGGGCGCTGGGCGCGGCCGGCAGCCACGCGCAGCGCATCGGACGGGCGGTGGCGCTGATCCGCGCCGGATTCGCCGGGCCGCTGCGGGTCGAACAGCTGGCCGAGGCTGCCGGCATGAGCGTGTCGAGTTTCCACGTCCATTTTCGCGGCGTGACCTCGTTGTCGCCGCTGCAGTTCCAGAAGCAGCTGCGTCTGATCGAGGCGCGCCGGACCATGCTGGCCGACGGCGCGCCGATCGCCAATGCCGCGTTCGCGGTCGGCTACGAGAGCGTTTCGCAGTTCACGCGCGAGTACGGGCGCATGTTCGGCCGTCCTCCCGCGCGCGACGTGCGTGATGCGCGCGCCCGCCCGCGTGCGGCCTAG